The following coding sequences are from one Mesotoga infera window:
- a CDS encoding type III PLP-dependent enzyme, with the protein MHITPEVRKAAREVKTPFLIMDMDYVRNNYFDIVSHVRNVQVFYAVKANSHPRIIETLRDLGSNFDVASRGEIEKLLSLGIGPDRMSFGNTIKKVEDIAYAYSVGIDYYAVDSEMEVEKIAAHAPGSKVYGRIATSGGDCDWPLSRKFGTDVNHVISIMEYADQLGLDAYGVSFHVGSQNYNVNSWDDAISDAAEVFKTLRSRGINLRMLNLGGGMPVKHVREIKSVKAYGDIINKALDRYMSSIPDLELFIEPGRSMVGNSAILVSQVILRSKKGNENWVYIDAGVFHGLTETIEGFRYEVLTEGKVDDTKISFHLAGPTCDSVDTVYHEIDLPKNLGYGDIVYFINAGAYTTEYATKFNGIDAPRVLFVEDFIDAKMPIDGEFIE; encoded by the coding sequence GTGCACATTACCCCTGAGGTAAGAAAGGCCGCAAGAGAAGTGAAGACACCATTCTTGATAATGGATATGGATTACGTCAGAAACAATTATTTCGACATTGTAAGCCATGTTAGGAATGTTCAGGTGTTTTATGCGGTTAAAGCGAACTCACACCCCAGGATTATCGAGACTCTTCGGGACCTCGGCAGTAATTTTGACGTAGCTTCTCGCGGTGAGATTGAGAAACTTCTCTCGCTTGGGATTGGTCCAGACAGAATGAGTTTTGGAAACACAATCAAAAAAGTGGAAGATATTGCATACGCCTATTCCGTTGGAATAGACTATTATGCAGTCGACTCGGAAATGGAAGTTGAGAAGATAGCCGCTCACGCTCCTGGAAGCAAAGTGTACGGAAGAATTGCCACAAGCGGTGGCGATTGTGACTGGCCTCTCTCCAGAAAGTTTGGAACAGATGTAAATCATGTCATCTCTATAATGGAATATGCTGATCAGCTTGGGCTTGATGCATATGGGGTAAGTTTCCATGTTGGTTCTCAGAACTACAACGTAAATAGCTGGGACGACGCGATTAGTGATGCCGCGGAGGTCTTCAAGACTCTGCGGTCCAGAGGTATCAACCTCAGGATGCTGAACCTTGGCGGAGGAATGCCGGTTAAGCACGTCAGAGAAATCAAGTCCGTCAAGGCATATGGCGACATTATTAACAAAGCGCTTGACAGATACATGTCTTCTATCCCCGATCTTGAGCTTTTCATAGAACCAGGAAGATCAATGGTTGGTAATTCAGCGATTCTCGTAAGCCAGGTGATCCTCAGAAGCAAGAAGGGTAACGAAAACTGGGTCTACATTGATGCAGGCGTCTTTCACGGCCTCACTGAGACAATAGAAGGGTTCAGGTACGAGGTCCTGACCGAAGGAAAGGTTGATGACACAAAGATTTCTTTTCATCTTGCGGGACCCACGTGTGATTCTGTCGACACCGTTTACCACGAAATTGACTTGCCGAAGAATTTAGGCTACGGAGATATCGTGTATTTTATCAATGCGGGTGCTTATACGACTGAATACGCAACCAAATTCAACGGGATTGATGCTCCGAGAGTGCTCTTTGTAGAAGACTTCATAGATGCAAAAATGCCGATTGACGGTGAGTTCATAGAATAG
- a CDS encoding GAF domain-containing protein: MRSIFRDFTYDFFGILNYPKEKWNDFWVLYREKHPRVLEEYMFKNNLDETLLAQALDGLERREIDRLSRYWEVNGPIEKTKVLKELGRMSAQLHLEREDFVIHILGALGREQHLIVPTSKGNVVMIDLLYCWKENTVNDFLSVTMDALDDFVEYSSMNVRHYMNGSEKAERLEKIFECIDKKIQGHSLEEKLTIVSRLLDKYVDYYNWTGFYLVDKDALVLGPYVGEPTEHVKIDFGSGICGQAAETKRIFLVPDVSKESNYLSCSARTKSEIVLPLLAGETVIGELDIDSHLQNSFDDLDRGFLEKTCRLLIEG; the protein is encoded by the coding sequence ATGAGGAGTATCTTCAGGGATTTTACATACGATTTCTTCGGTATTCTAAATTATCCAAAAGAGAAATGGAACGATTTCTGGGTGCTTTATAGAGAGAAACATCCAAGAGTTCTCGAGGAATACATGTTCAAGAACAACCTTGACGAGACGTTACTTGCTCAAGCATTGGATGGCCTCGAAAGGAGAGAAATAGACAGGCTTTCTCGCTACTGGGAAGTCAACGGTCCAATCGAAAAGACGAAAGTACTCAAGGAACTGGGAAGGATGTCCGCACAACTTCACCTGGAAAGGGAAGACTTCGTAATCCACATACTGGGCGCTCTTGGAAGAGAGCAACATCTAATCGTTCCGACTTCAAAGGGAAATGTAGTAATGATAGATCTTCTTTATTGTTGGAAAGAGAATACAGTAAATGACTTCCTGAGTGTAACCATGGATGCTCTTGATGACTTCGTCGAGTATTCAAGCATGAATGTTCGCCATTACATGAACGGTTCAGAAAAAGCTGAAAGGCTCGAGAAGATATTTGAGTGTATTGATAAGAAGATACAGGGACATTCTCTGGAAGAAAAGTTGACGATTGTCTCGAGGCTGCTTGATAAATATGTCGATTATTATAACTGGACTGGTTTCTATCTCGTTGATAAAGACGCCCTGGTTCTAGGTCCTTATGTTGGCGAACCCACCGAACACGTCAAGATCGACTTCGGAAGTGGTATATGTGGACAGGCGGCAGAGACTAAGCGGATTTTCCTTGTGCCTGACGTCTCCAAGGAATCCAACTATCTGTCTTGCAGCGCAAGAACTAAATCAGAAATAGTTCTTCCCCTTTTGGCTGGAGAGACGGTAATAGGTGAACTGGATATTGACAGTCATTTGCAAAATAGTTTCGATGATCTTGATCGGGGATTTCTCGAAAAAACTTGTAGACTCCTCATCGAGGGCTGA